A genomic window from Agrobacterium tumefaciens includes:
- a CDS encoding YebC/PmpR family DNA-binding transcriptional regulator, with the protein MAGHSQFKNIMHRKGKQDSVRSKMFSKLAREITVAAKAGMPDPNMNARLRLAIQNAKAQSMPKDNIERAIKKASGADSENYDEVRYEGYGPGGVAVVVEALTDNRNRTASNVRSIFTKAGGALGETGSVSFSFDRVGEITYKVEVGDADKVMEAAIEAGADDVESSEDGHTIICGFEAMNEVSKALEGVLGEAESVKAIWKPQNTVPVDEEKAQSLMKLIDNLEDDDDVQSVYSNFEVSEEILAKLSA; encoded by the coding sequence ATGGCTGGTCATTCACAGTTCAAGAACATCATGCACCGCAAGGGCAAGCAGGACTCCGTACGGTCCAAAATGTTTTCCAAGCTTGCGCGTGAAATCACCGTTGCGGCAAAGGCGGGCATGCCCGACCCGAACATGAACGCGCGCCTGCGTCTGGCAATCCAGAACGCCAAGGCCCAGTCCATGCCGAAGGACAATATCGAGCGCGCGATCAAGAAAGCTTCCGGTGCAGACAGCGAAAACTACGACGAAGTCCGTTACGAGGGTTACGGCCCGGGTGGCGTTGCCGTCGTCGTCGAGGCCCTGACCGACAACCGCAACCGCACCGCCTCCAACGTGCGCTCCATCTTCACCAAGGCCGGTGGCGCGCTGGGTGAAACGGGCTCCGTTTCCTTCTCCTTCGACCGCGTTGGCGAAATCACCTATAAGGTCGAAGTCGGCGATGCCGACAAGGTCATGGAAGCGGCCATCGAAGCGGGCGCCGACGATGTCGAATCCTCCGAAGACGGCCACACCATCATCTGCGGTTTCGAAGCGATGAACGAGGTTTCCAAGGCGCTGGAAGGCGTGCTTGGCGAAGCCGAAAGCGTCAAGGCCATCTGGAAGCCGCAGAACACGGTGCCGGTGGATGAAGAAAAGGCGCAGTCGCTGATGAAGCTCATCGACAATCTCGAAGACGATGACGACGTGCAGAGCGTCTATTCCAACTTCGAGGTTTCCGAAGAAATTCTCGCCAAGCTCTCCGCCTGA
- the ruvC gene encoding crossover junction endodeoxyribonuclease RuvC — translation MQKTIRIIGIDPGLRRTGWGVIDTLGNSLRFVASGTVTSDGDMDLASRLCQLHDGLADIVHSHQPDEAAVEQTFVNKDAVATLKLGQARGIAMLVPARAGLPVFEYAPNAVKKAVIGVGHGEKQQIHMMLKILMPKAEFKGNDAADALAIAICHAHNRGGDRMRRLLAAG, via the coding sequence ATGCAAAAGACGATTCGAATCATCGGCATCGACCCCGGACTGCGGCGCACCGGCTGGGGTGTCATCGACACCCTTGGCAACAGCCTGCGGTTTGTCGCTTCCGGCACGGTAACGTCGGATGGTGATATGGACCTCGCCTCCCGGCTCTGCCAGTTGCATGACGGGCTGGCGGACATCGTGCACAGCCACCAGCCCGATGAAGCGGCGGTGGAGCAGACTTTCGTGAACAAGGATGCGGTTGCCACGCTGAAACTCGGCCAGGCGCGCGGCATTGCGATGCTGGTTCCGGCACGGGCGGGATTGCCGGTCTTCGAATATGCGCCGAACGCTGTGAAGAAGGCGGTCATCGGCGTCGGGCACGGCGAAAAGCAGCAAATTCACATGATGCTGAAAATCCTGATGCCGAAGGCCGAATTCAAGGGTAACGATGCAGCGGACGCGCTCGCCATCGCCATCTGCCACGCCCATAATCGCGGCGGTGACAGGATGCGGCGGCTCCTGGCGGCCGGTTGA
- a CDS encoding pyridoxamine 5'-phosphate oxidase family protein, translating into MISLTEAREAPARQLWDEINSVHAGMLGLEGLHNHMQPMAPHADPKTNTIWFFSKKDTDLVKSLKSGSRAHFCLVGKDHDYHACLSGILEARDDRAKIDEYWNSVTAAWFEHGKTDPQLTMLALHVDDADIWASTDSTLKFGWEIAKANMSDDKTPDVGVRQHLTFA; encoded by the coding sequence ATGATCAGCCTGACTGAAGCAAGAGAAGCCCCGGCCCGCCAGCTTTGGGACGAGATCAATTCCGTCCATGCCGGCATGCTCGGTCTGGAAGGACTGCACAACCACATGCAGCCCATGGCGCCTCATGCTGACCCGAAGACCAACACCATCTGGTTTTTCTCCAAAAAAGACACCGATCTCGTAAAATCGCTGAAGTCAGGTTCGCGTGCGCACTTCTGCCTCGTCGGCAAGGACCATGATTACCACGCCTGCCTTTCCGGCATTCTGGAAGCGCGTGACGACCGGGCGAAGATCGACGAATACTGGAATTCCGTCACTGCCGCCTGGTTCGAACATGGTAAGACCGATCCGCAGCTGACGATGCTTGCGCTTCACGTCGATGATGCCGACATCTGGGCGTCAACCGACAGCACGCTGAAATTCGGCTGGGAAATCGCCAAGGCCAACATGTCGGATGACAAGACACCTGACGTCGGCGTCCGCCAGCACCTCACCTTCGCCTGA
- a CDS encoding LLM class flavin-dependent oxidoreductase, protein MIPFSILDLSPIGEGESVSTALENSRRMAIKAEDHGYNRIWLAEHHGMPGIASAATSLVIAHVGAATKHIRVGSGGIMLPNHSPLVIAEQFGTLAALLPGRVDLGLGRAPGTDMRTARALRRNLDAGAENFPQDIIELQRYLGPPQQDQAILAVPGMNSNVPLWLLGSSTYSAHLAAALGLPYSFASHFAPDMLMEAIHIYRERFQPSEVLDKPYVMVGVMGVGADTDEEAQHLFTSSQQQFVNLRRNVRTPFPKPVHSMDGYWNEMERFSVEHTLRFAAVGSPETIERHLGGFLAETQADELIVSMPIHDIEKRLRSVEIFADVRSSIRKAA, encoded by the coding sequence ATGATCCCCTTTTCCATTCTCGACCTTTCGCCCATCGGCGAAGGCGAGAGCGTCAGCACGGCGCTTGAAAATTCCCGCCGCATGGCAATCAAGGCCGAAGACCACGGCTATAACCGCATCTGGCTGGCGGAACACCACGGCATGCCGGGCATTGCCAGTGCTGCGACATCGCTCGTCATCGCCCATGTGGGGGCGGCCACGAAACATATCCGTGTCGGCTCCGGCGGCATTATGCTGCCCAACCATTCCCCTCTCGTCATCGCCGAGCAGTTCGGCACGCTAGCGGCGCTCCTGCCCGGCCGCGTCGATCTCGGTCTTGGCCGCGCGCCCGGAACCGATATGCGCACGGCACGGGCACTGCGCCGCAACCTCGATGCCGGTGCGGAAAACTTCCCGCAGGATATCATCGAACTGCAGCGTTACCTCGGCCCGCCACAGCAAGACCAGGCGATCCTCGCCGTGCCGGGCATGAATTCCAACGTGCCGCTCTGGCTGCTCGGCTCCAGCACATACAGCGCGCATCTCGCCGCGGCACTTGGCCTGCCCTATTCCTTCGCGTCACATTTTGCCCCTGACATGCTGATGGAGGCGATCCATATCTATCGCGAGCGCTTCCAGCCCTCCGAAGTGCTGGACAAGCCCTATGTGATGGTGGGTGTGATGGGTGTCGGCGCGGATACGGATGAGGAGGCGCAACATCTCTTCACCTCGTCCCAGCAGCAATTCGTCAATCTGCGCCGCAATGTCCGCACCCCGTTCCCGAAGCCGGTGCACAGCATGGACGGTTACTGGAACGAGATGGAGCGTTTCTCGGTGGAGCATACATTGCGTTTCGCCGCCGTCGGCTCGCCCGAAACGATCGAGCGTCATCTCGGTGGTTTCCTTGCCGAAACGCAGGCAGACGAACTGATCGTATCGATGCCGATCCATGACATCGAAAAACGGCTGCGTTCCGTGGAAATTTTCGCCGATGTGCGGAGTTCCATCAGGAAGGCGGCCTGA
- a CDS encoding MBL fold metallo-hydrolase, giving the protein MMLRVLMLAITGLLTCAGAAFAQTESRPPVSQCQAIARNIPGVMFASFNPPGVQLAQAASREEVKISFIGHSTYLIESPGGVTIATDYNGVYRPPVTPTVVTMNRAHSTHFTLNPDPAIQHVLHGWSDTPGEKAEHKVLVGDVYIRNVATDIRNRWGDYESFQENGNSIFIFEVAGLCIGHLGHLHHELTDTHYAEIGRLDVLMVPVDGGLTMGADSMSRVVKRLRSALILPMHRTGPPLEQFLTMFGESFQIAYAADPVIRVSMRNLPRQPQILVPKGM; this is encoded by the coding sequence ATGATGCTGCGTGTGCTAATGCTTGCAATAACGGGACTGCTCACCTGTGCGGGAGCGGCCTTCGCCCAGACGGAAAGTCGCCCGCCCGTCAGCCAGTGCCAGGCGATTGCCCGCAATATTCCCGGTGTGATGTTCGCCAGTTTCAATCCACCCGGCGTTCAGCTTGCCCAGGCCGCTTCCCGGGAAGAAGTGAAGATCAGCTTTATCGGCCATTCCACCTATCTGATCGAAAGCCCCGGCGGGGTGACGATTGCCACCGACTATAATGGCGTCTATCGCCCGCCCGTCACCCCGACGGTGGTGACGATGAACAGGGCGCATTCGACCCATTTCACCCTCAATCCGGATCCAGCCATTCAACACGTGCTGCATGGCTGGAGCGATACGCCGGGCGAAAAGGCCGAGCACAAGGTTCTGGTGGGCGATGTCTATATCCGCAATGTCGCGACCGATATCCGCAACCGCTGGGGCGACTATGAATCCTTCCAGGAAAACGGCAATTCAATCTTCATTTTCGAAGTTGCAGGACTATGCATAGGCCATCTCGGCCACCTGCATCACGAATTGACGGATACGCATTATGCCGAAATAGGCCGCCTGGATGTGCTGATGGTTCCGGTGGATGGCGGCCTGACCATGGGGGCCGACAGCATGAGCCGAGTGGTGAAACGCCTGCGCTCCGCGCTGATCCTGCCGATGCACCGCACCGGGCCGCCGCTCGAGCAGTTTCTGACAATGTTTGGTGAAAGTTTCCAGATTGCCTATGCCGCCGATCCGGTGATCCGCGTTTCAATGAGAAACCTTCCCCGCCAACCGCAGATACTGGTGCCGAAAGGCATGTAG
- the ruvA gene encoding Holliday junction branch migration protein RuvA, whose translation MIGKLKGSIEEIGADYVLVDVHGVCYVAYCSARTLSKIGSVGEAVVLFIETYVREDQLKLFGFLSALEREWFNLLQSVQGVGSKVALAVLSTLSPSELANAIALQDKVMISRAPGVGPKVAVRLVTELRNKAPAFAGDASASIGLKQELGEGVASAPVADAVSALTNLGYSRDQAANAVAAALKNGGEGGDSAKLIRLGLKELSR comes from the coding sequence ATGATCGGAAAACTGAAGGGCAGCATCGAGGAAATCGGCGCGGATTACGTGCTGGTGGATGTGCACGGCGTCTGTTACGTCGCCTATTGTTCGGCGCGCACACTGTCGAAAATCGGCTCCGTCGGGGAGGCGGTGGTGCTGTTCATCGAAACCTACGTGCGTGAGGACCAGCTGAAGCTCTTCGGCTTTCTCTCGGCGCTGGAGCGGGAATGGTTCAACCTGTTGCAGAGCGTGCAGGGGGTTGGTTCGAAAGTGGCTTTGGCCGTCCTTTCCACGCTGTCGCCCTCCGAGCTTGCCAATGCCATCGCGCTTCAGGACAAGGTAATGATTTCGCGTGCGCCCGGCGTGGGGCCGAAAGTGGCGGTTCGCCTCGTGACGGAACTTCGCAACAAGGCGCCCGCTTTCGCCGGGGATGCTTCGGCGTCCATCGGGCTCAAGCAGGAGCTTGGGGAAGGCGTTGCTTCCGCGCCGGTTGCCGACGCAGTCTCCGCGCTCACCAATCTCGGCTATTCGCGTGATCAGGCCGCCAATGCCGTTGCCGCCGCGCTGAAGAATGGCGGCGAGGGCGGGGACAGCGCCAAGCTGATCCGGCTCGGGCTGAAAGAGCTTTCGCGGTAA
- the ruvB gene encoding Holliday junction branch migration DNA helicase RuvB, producing MSDAERLITPEKRGEDIDTTLRPQSLDDFTGQAEARANLKVFIEAAKNRGEALDHVLFVGPPGLGKTTLAQIMAKELGVNFKSTSGPVIAKAGDLAALLTNLEERDVLFIDEIHRLNPAVEEILYPAMEDFQLDLIIGEGPAARSVKIDLSKFTLVAATTRLGLLTTPLRDRFGIPVRLAFYTVDELELIVRRGARLMGLNMTDEGAREVARRARGTPRIAGRLLRRVRDFAEVARAEAVTREIADEALTRLLVDKMGLDQLDMRYLTMIAVNFGGGPVGIETIAAGLSEPRDAIEDIIEPYMIQQGFIQRTPRGRILTGTAWKHLGMQPPKDLEAAQFRLTLEED from the coding sequence ATGAGCGATGCGGAGAGACTGATTACCCCGGAAAAGCGCGGCGAGGATATCGACACCACGCTGCGTCCGCAGTCGCTGGACGATTTTACCGGCCAGGCAGAAGCCCGCGCCAATCTCAAGGTATTTATTGAAGCCGCCAAGAACCGGGGCGAGGCGCTTGATCACGTACTGTTCGTCGGCCCGCCCGGCCTCGGCAAGACGACGCTGGCGCAAATCATGGCCAAGGAGCTTGGCGTCAACTTCAAGTCCACATCAGGGCCGGTCATTGCCAAGGCAGGCGATCTTGCCGCGCTTCTCACCAATCTCGAGGAGCGCGATGTTCTGTTCATCGATGAAATCCACCGTCTAAACCCCGCTGTGGAGGAAATTCTCTATCCGGCGATGGAGGATTTCCAGCTCGATCTCATCATCGGCGAGGGACCGGCGGCGCGCTCGGTGAAGATCGATCTTTCCAAATTCACCCTTGTTGCCGCAACGACCCGTCTCGGCCTGCTGACGACGCCGCTGCGCGACCGTTTTGGCATTCCTGTCCGGCTGGCTTTCTACACGGTCGACGAACTGGAACTGATCGTTCGGCGCGGCGCACGGCTTATGGGCCTCAATATGACCGATGAAGGCGCGCGCGAGGTGGCAAGGCGTGCACGTGGCACGCCGCGTATCGCCGGGCGGCTATTGCGCCGCGTGCGTGATTTCGCCGAGGTGGCGCGGGCGGAAGCCGTTACCCGCGAGATCGCCGACGAGGCTTTGACACGGCTTCTGGTCGATAAAATGGGTCTCGACCAGCTGGATATGCGCTATCTCACCATGATCGCCGTCAATTTCGGCGGCGGCCCTGTCGGCATCGAAACCATCGCTGCTGGCCTGTCGGAGCCGCGCGATGCCATCGAGGACATCATCGAACCCTATATGATCCAGCAGGGCTTTATCCAGCGCACACCGCGCGGGCGTATTCTGACCGGGACGGCCTGGAAACATCTGGGAATGCAGCCGCCTAAGGATCTTGAGGCGGCGCAGTTCCGGCTGACGCTGGAGGAGGATTGA
- a CDS encoding TIGR00282 family metallophosphoesterase gives MRLLFLGDMVGKTGRTAVWDRLPGLISDLKLDFVIVNGENAAGGFGITEDIYLETINAGADVVTTGNHVWDQKEAVSFCERHDQFLRPANYPEGTPGKGSGIFYARNGARILVANIMGRVFMHPELDDPFKSAETILAACPLKEQADAIIFDFHAEATSEKQCFGHFVDGRASFVVGTHTHVPTADAQILNGGTAYMSDAGMCGDYDSSLGMEKEEPINRFISKMPKGRFEAASGPATICGVGVEISDRTGLAEKIAPLRIGPRLSETLPSFWA, from the coding sequence ATGAGACTTCTTTTTCTCGGAGACATGGTGGGCAAGACCGGACGCACGGCGGTCTGGGACAGGTTGCCGGGACTGATTTCCGATCTGAAGCTCGATTTCGTCATCGTCAACGGTGAAAATGCCGCCGGCGGTTTCGGCATCACCGAGGATATCTACCTCGAGACCATCAATGCCGGCGCCGATGTGGTGACGACGGGCAACCATGTCTGGGACCAGAAGGAGGCGGTTTCCTTCTGCGAGCGCCACGACCAGTTCCTGCGTCCCGCCAATTATCCTGAGGGTACGCCGGGCAAGGGCTCGGGCATTTTTTATGCCCGCAACGGCGCGCGCATCCTCGTCGCCAACATTATGGGCCGCGTCTTCATGCATCCGGAACTGGACGATCCCTTCAAGTCGGCCGAGACTATTCTTGCCGCCTGCCCGCTGAAAGAGCAGGCCGACGCCATCATTTTCGATTTTCATGCCGAGGCAACCAGCGAAAAACAGTGTTTCGGCCATTTCGTAGACGGCCGTGCGAGCTTCGTTGTCGGCACCCATACGCATGTTCCAACGGCGGATGCGCAAATCCTCAATGGCGGCACCGCCTATATGTCGGATGCCGGCATGTGCGGTGATTATGACAGCTCGCTCGGTATGGAGAAGGAAGAGCCGATCAACCGTTTCATCTCCAAGATGCCGAAGGGGCGCTTCGAGGCGGCAAGCGGGCCTGCAACGATCTGCGGCGTCGGTGTCGAAATTTCCGACCGCACCGGACTGGCTGAAAAGATTGCGCCACTGCGCATCGGACCGCGGCTCTCCGAAACCCTTCCGTCTTTCTGGGCCTGA
- a CDS encoding 5-formyltetrahydrofolate cyclo-ligase encodes MSGDIAEKPRLRGERLAARDALTQAERQEKSQALTAHGASAIPFAPGAIISGFMPIRSEADIRPLMEALRTKGGRLVLPVVLDRETIVFRAFDADTTLVKTGFGTTGPGADADVLDPDILLVPLSVFDAHGQRIGYGAGHYDRAIARLHGKGRSPVLIGVAFDCQEVPLVPAEPHDVPLDAILTESGLRWFSARRSMPDQGQKAL; translated from the coding sequence ATGTCTGGCGACATTGCCGAAAAACCGAGACTGCGCGGCGAAAGGCTTGCCGCGCGTGATGCGCTGACGCAGGCCGAGCGGCAGGAAAAGAGCCAGGCGCTGACCGCCCATGGTGCATCCGCCATCCCCTTTGCGCCGGGCGCGATCATTTCCGGTTTCATGCCGATCCGTTCCGAGGCCGATATCCGGCCGCTGATGGAGGCGCTGCGGACAAAGGGCGGGCGTCTTGTGCTTCCCGTTGTGCTGGACCGCGAAACCATCGTTTTTCGCGCCTTCGACGCGGACACCACATTGGTGAAGACCGGCTTCGGCACGACCGGGCCGGGGGCGGATGCGGATGTTCTCGATCCGGATATTCTGCTCGTGCCGCTGTCTGTCTTTGACGCGCATGGTCAGCGTATAGGTTATGGCGCGGGCCACTATGACCGCGCCATTGCGCGATTGCATGGCAAGGGTCGGAGCCCGGTTCTCATCGGTGTCGCCTTTGATTGTCAGGAAGTACCGTTGGTGCCGGCGGAGCCGCATGACGTGCCGCTTGATGCAATTCTGACGGAGAGCGGCCTGCGCTGGTTTTCCGCACGGCGGTCAATGCCCGATCAAGGGCAAAAGGCGCTTTAG
- a CDS encoding methyl-accepting chemotaxis protein: MLNRFHSISTKVLVIFLALMAISTGALTLLGYQSSSGVLEEQASKSMESILVFRGDMLQERLEQLKTQADSIAKIEALQMAVVSMRSGWATVQKNSGDAKAELQRVFVKENPFGEKEKLIKPESPSGFYYSTHEKTQTDIGGYLQGTPFSDVLFIDPAGTVYYSYLKGTAFAETVTGGVWAESGLGAAFARGGANAEKAVNDMAQTSFSGLRIDTATKEAGIYFGVPVVKFGAFKGIVLFRVKEDVFSQILAKGIAAGSSEQSAIISADGKVLGEQGEKLIGLDPAIYGFHGQALNAAGMTIAKIDRPDGEANAYARPFSFAGEKYLAVESMLRSELNAGSISIAGTLAVIGLCVLAAMCAATAFFARRLFAPLEKLAGLTGEVAAGRLDAEIGNQDRKDEIGRMARALGSFREKLILQREMEETASRTREEAETARRAHLAQREAEAGTLQMVVQSLDEGLDRLANGNLAYRIDTAFPDDLESLRHNFNTALARLSETMQAIGGNSTAVRGGSEEMRVGADQLAERTERQAASITETASAIKAITVAVRDQIERAEQATRIAHDASTEATASSRVMEQTIAAMEAIQTSSRQINQIIGVIDEIAFQTNLLALNAGVEAARAGDAGRGFAVVAQEVRELAQRSAAAAKEISSLLKRSTDEVSAGVVLVEKAGASLTGIGKHVQTISSRIEEIMESTREEAQTLAEINGTVTSLDTMTQQNAAMVEETTAAIHNLASEAGEMDGRLGQFVLATDGQAAGQGKTRQLRRAG, encoded by the coding sequence ATGCTGAATCGTTTTCATTCCATATCCACCAAAGTGCTGGTGATTTTCCTGGCGCTGATGGCAATCTCCACCGGGGCTCTGACCCTTCTCGGTTATCAAAGCAGCAGTGGCGTTCTCGAAGAACAGGCGTCGAAATCTATGGAGAGCATTCTCGTCTTCCGTGGCGACATGCTTCAAGAACGCCTTGAACAGCTGAAGACGCAGGCGGACTCCATCGCCAAGATCGAAGCACTGCAAATGGCTGTTGTTTCCATGCGCAGCGGCTGGGCAACCGTACAAAAGAATTCCGGTGACGCGAAGGCGGAACTGCAGCGTGTCTTCGTCAAGGAAAATCCCTTCGGTGAAAAGGAAAAGCTGATCAAGCCGGAAAGCCCAAGCGGCTTTTATTATTCGACCCATGAAAAGACCCAGACGGATATCGGCGGATATTTGCAGGGAACGCCGTTCAGCGACGTCCTTTTCATCGATCCGGCCGGCACGGTTTATTACTCTTACCTGAAGGGAACGGCCTTTGCGGAAACCGTGACCGGCGGCGTCTGGGCGGAAAGCGGTCTCGGCGCAGCATTTGCACGCGGTGGCGCGAATGCCGAAAAAGCCGTCAACGACATGGCGCAAACCAGTTTCTCCGGCCTGCGCATAGACACGGCAACAAAAGAGGCCGGTATTTATTTCGGCGTTCCGGTCGTCAAATTCGGTGCCTTCAAGGGCATCGTCCTCTTCCGCGTCAAGGAGGACGTGTTCAGCCAGATACTCGCAAAGGGCATCGCGGCCGGCAGTTCCGAACAATCGGCAATCATTTCGGCGGATGGCAAGGTTCTGGGCGAGCAGGGCGAAAAGCTCATCGGCCTCGACCCGGCAATCTACGGTTTCCATGGACAGGCGCTGAACGCCGCCGGCATGACGATTGCCAAGATCGACCGCCCGGATGGCGAGGCCAATGCCTATGCCCGCCCCTTCTCCTTTGCAGGTGAAAAATATCTCGCCGTCGAAAGCATGTTGCGCAGCGAGCTAAACGCGGGTTCCATCTCGATTGCCGGCACACTTGCCGTAATCGGCCTTTGCGTTCTGGCCGCCATGTGTGCGGCGACGGCCTTTTTCGCACGGCGCCTGTTCGCCCCGCTGGAAAAGCTCGCCGGGCTGACCGGCGAAGTGGCGGCAGGGCGTCTTGATGCGGAGATCGGCAATCAGGACCGGAAGGACGAGATCGGCCGCATGGCGCGTGCGCTCGGCAGTTTCCGTGAAAAACTTATTCTGCAGCGGGAGATGGAAGAGACCGCATCACGCACCCGGGAGGAAGCCGAAACAGCCCGCCGCGCACATCTTGCGCAACGGGAGGCCGAGGCCGGAACCCTGCAAATGGTCGTGCAGTCTCTGGACGAAGGTCTGGACCGGCTGGCGAACGGCAATCTTGCCTATCGTATCGACACCGCATTCCCCGACGATCTCGAAAGCCTGCGCCACAACTTCAATACGGCGCTTGCCCGGCTGAGCGAAACCATGCAGGCCATCGGCGGCAATTCCACAGCCGTTCGTGGCGGTTCCGAAGAAATGCGGGTGGGTGCCGACCAGCTGGCAGAGCGCACCGAGCGGCAGGCGGCCTCCATTACCGAGACGGCAAGCGCCATCAAGGCCATCACCGTGGCCGTCCGCGACCAGATCGAACGTGCCGAACAGGCGACGCGGATCGCCCATGACGCGAGCACGGAGGCGACGGCATCCAGCCGCGTGATGGAGCAGACCATCGCCGCCATGGAGGCGATCCAGACCTCATCGCGCCAGATCAACCAGATCATTGGCGTCATCGATGAAATCGCTTTCCAGACGAACCTTCTCGCATTGAATGCGGGTGTGGAAGCCGCCCGCGCGGGCGACGCCGGCAGGGGGTTTGCGGTTGTGGCACAGGAAGTGCGTGAACTGGCGCAGCGTTCGGCCGCCGCTGCCAAGGAAATCTCCAGCCTGCTGAAACGCTCCACCGACGAGGTTTCCGCAGGTGTTGTCTTAGTCGAAAAGGCAGGCGCTTCGCTCACCGGCATCGGCAAGCATGTACAGACCATCAGCTCCCGCATCGAGGAGATCATGGAATCGACCCGCGAGGAAGCGCAAACGCTTGCGGAAATCAATGGCACCGTCACCAGCCTCGACACCATGACGCAGCAAAATGCCGCCATGGTGGAGGAAACGACAGCCGCCATTCATAACCTCGCCTCCGAAGCGGGAGAGATGGACGGCAGGCTCGGACAATTCGTGCTGGCCACTGACGGGCAAGCAGCAGGACAGGGCAAAACCCGTCAACTCCGGCGGGCCGGCTGA
- a CDS encoding DinB family protein has product MPYDPLRIFRKLSRNNRLANFRLHQACLQLSQEEFIARRVSFFPTLRATLNHIYTVDRFYIDALQGGTLGLAAFATEEPFATMLALRSAQMELDEVLIAFVDGLDEDGLAATVNIHRGTRIQQDRCDDILSHLFQHQTHHRGQAHAMLSGTTIKPPQLDEFIVGDDAKVRKEEMDALGWRETDLMFPARRSGQ; this is encoded by the coding sequence ATGCCTTACGATCCGCTGCGGATATTCCGCAAACTCTCGCGCAACAACCGCCTAGCCAATTTCCGGCTGCATCAAGCCTGTCTTCAGCTTTCGCAGGAGGAGTTTATCGCTCGTCGTGTCAGCTTCTTTCCAACGCTCCGCGCCACGCTGAACCACATCTACACCGTCGACCGATTCTATATCGATGCCCTCCAGGGCGGGACGCTCGGTCTGGCGGCCTTTGCCACAGAGGAGCCCTTCGCCACGATGCTGGCGCTGCGGAGCGCCCAGATGGAACTGGACGAGGTGCTGATCGCCTTTGTCGACGGGCTCGATGAAGACGGTCTTGCCGCAACCGTCAATATCCATCGCGGCACGCGCATCCAGCAGGATCGCTGCGACGATATCCTGTCGCATCTCTTTCAGCACCAGACGCATCATCGGGGGCAGGCGCATGCCATGTTGTCCGGCACCACGATCAAGCCGCCGCAACTGGATGAATTCATTGTGGGCGATGACGCAAAGGTGAGAAAAGAAGAGATGGATGCGTTAGGGTGGAGGGAAACCGATTTGATGTTTCCAGCCCGCAGGTCCGGACAATGA
- a CDS encoding metallophosphoesterase gives MISRRAFLRVLGGGFAGAMALGSYAFGFEPLLRLNVTRYALTPPGWPPGLKLRLVVLADIHACEPWMSAARITAICNHANSLGGDVVLLLGDYTAGMNLVTSYVHSRDWSKALAVLKAPLGVHAIMGNHDWWEDRSAQKAGGGETFGHKALADVGIAVYGNRVLRLEKNGQGFWIAGLEDQLALLPGKKWDRQTMRGLDDLDGTLMQVTDEAPVILMAHEPDVFPKVPSRVALTLSGHTHGGQIRFLGRSPVVPSRYGNRYAYGHVVEDGRNLIISGGLGCSIAPVRFGVPPEIVVVDLGSSV, from the coding sequence TTGATTTCCCGCCGCGCCTTTCTGAGGGTTCTTGGGGGTGGCTTTGCGGGTGCCATGGCGCTCGGTTCCTATGCTTTCGGCTTCGAACCGCTCCTTCGGCTTAACGTTACCCGTTATGCGTTGACGCCGCCCGGCTGGCCGCCGGGTCTCAAACTACGGCTGGTGGTGCTTGCTGATATTCACGCCTGCGAGCCTTGGATGTCTGCTGCCCGGATTACTGCCATTTGCAATCATGCCAACAGTCTCGGCGGCGACGTAGTATTGCTGCTTGGTGACTATACCGCTGGTATGAATCTCGTGACGAGCTATGTCCATTCGAGAGATTGGTCGAAGGCTCTTGCGGTATTGAAGGCACCCCTCGGTGTTCATGCGATCATGGGTAATCATGACTGGTGGGAAGACCGGTCGGCGCAGAAAGCCGGTGGCGGTGAAACGTTCGGTCACAAGGCGCTTGCCGATGTTGGCATTGCCGTCTACGGCAATCGTGTCTTGCGGCTGGAAAAGAATGGCCAAGGCTTCTGGATCGCAGGGCTGGAGGACCAGCTTGCATTGTTGCCGGGCAAAAAATGGGATCGCCAAACCATGCGCGGACTCGACGATCTCGACGGTACGCTCATGCAGGTGACGGATGAAGCACCGGTTATCCTTATGGCGCATGAACCGGATGTTTTTCCCAAAGTGCCGTCCCGTGTGGCGTTAACATTGTCCGGGCATACCCATGGCGGACAAATACGGTTTTTGGGACGTTCGCCCGTGGTACCGTCGCGCTACGGCAATCGCTATGCTTACGGACATGTGGTCGAGGACGGTCGCAACCTGATTATCTCGGGCGGCCTTGGTTGCTCCATCGCGCCCGTCCGCTTTGGCGTTCCACCGGAAATCGTGGTCGTTGATCTTGGATCATCCGTCTGA